From Myxococcus xanthus, a single genomic window includes:
- a CDS encoding methyl-accepting chemotaxis protein: MNAEDKVIQEYRGRALKVFMLWVLPVAPIAAYLNGMAMGVAGWSGLIAVAWVLPPIIVGLGIAYPAFVMHVLVNGALRERPEDTPGARLERILRLPWRAAVASSWGAWTLGGLWFSLHVCLLWKKDLSLVVVGTLIGICFGVVQGFPISVTLERLLLPLALEEQRKDPTMALKGGGFFWPRQAWFMPVTFIGSSICALVLSGCVVLVKLQGVRDELHNALVAEGAHGSAETLMGMGGMLAGELAFGLAWVGGLLAIPAVTTWMLARRQAHAAGAVGVAIESLSAGRVVSPAWVSTDEMGDLSAGMNAVLVRLRQLPLALNASATRLSGAGRHLRDSHDEHQQSLVRQASALHEAQMTSEEIRRTSLMAVERAEEVLQVARRSEALGQQGESAVERSLNGLADIRRVVDGIQERLTRLAQSTTQIGEITETVKDLADQSHLLAVNAAIEAARSGEQGRGFAVVAREIRGLSDQSIQATRRIRGILQDISTGIRDAAKMGEAGVQTIGTGLDQMRASGDSLRELSRIAQENSTAARQIAAAVTQQDAGFTQIFDAIADLSQLMDATLKRLESTQEATDTLRVVSDDVARMARQFNATG, translated from the coding sequence ATGAATGCCGAAGACAAGGTCATCCAGGAGTACCGGGGACGTGCGCTCAAGGTGTTCATGTTGTGGGTGCTGCCGGTGGCGCCCATCGCCGCGTATCTCAATGGCATGGCCATGGGCGTGGCGGGTTGGTCGGGCCTGATTGCGGTGGCGTGGGTGCTGCCGCCCATCATCGTGGGCCTGGGCATCGCCTATCCCGCGTTTGTGATGCACGTGCTGGTAAACGGCGCGCTGCGGGAGCGGCCGGAGGACACGCCCGGCGCGCGGCTGGAGCGAATCCTGCGCCTGCCGTGGCGCGCGGCGGTCGCATCCTCGTGGGGCGCGTGGACGCTGGGAGGTCTCTGGTTCAGCCTCCACGTGTGCCTGCTGTGGAAGAAGGACCTGTCCCTGGTCGTGGTGGGCACGCTCATCGGCATCTGCTTCGGCGTGGTGCAGGGCTTTCCCATCAGCGTCACGCTGGAGCGGTTGCTGTTGCCGCTGGCGCTGGAGGAGCAGCGCAAGGACCCGACGATGGCGCTCAAGGGCGGAGGCTTCTTCTGGCCGCGGCAGGCCTGGTTCATGCCCGTCACCTTCATTGGCTCCAGCATCTGCGCGTTGGTGCTGAGCGGGTGCGTGGTGCTGGTGAAGCTGCAAGGCGTCCGGGACGAACTGCACAATGCGCTGGTGGCGGAGGGCGCGCACGGCTCGGCGGAGACGCTGATGGGCATGGGCGGCATGCTGGCGGGTGAATTGGCGTTCGGGCTGGCCTGGGTGGGCGGATTGCTGGCGATTCCCGCCGTCACCACCTGGATGCTGGCGCGTCGTCAGGCACACGCGGCGGGCGCGGTGGGCGTGGCCATCGAGTCACTGTCCGCGGGGCGCGTCGTCTCGCCCGCATGGGTGTCCACGGATGAGATGGGGGACTTGTCGGCTGGTATGAACGCGGTGCTCGTTCGCCTGCGGCAGTTGCCCCTGGCGCTCAATGCCTCCGCCACGCGGCTGAGCGGCGCGGGGCGCCACCTTCGGGATTCGCACGATGAGCACCAGCAGAGCCTGGTCCGTCAGGCGTCCGCGCTGCACGAGGCGCAGATGACGTCGGAGGAGATTCGGCGCACGTCGCTGATGGCCGTCGAGCGAGCGGAGGAGGTGCTTCAAGTGGCCCGCCGCTCGGAGGCCCTGGGACAGCAGGGAGAGTCCGCCGTGGAGCGGAGTCTCAACGGCCTGGCGGACATCCGCCGCGTGGTGGACGGCATCCAGGAACGGCTGACGCGGTTGGCCCAGAGCACCACGCAGATTGGCGAAATCACCGAGACGGTGAAGGACCTGGCGGACCAGTCCCACCTCCTGGCGGTCAACGCGGCCATCGAGGCGGCGCGCTCGGGCGAGCAGGGGCGGGGCTTCGCGGTGGTGGCCCGCGAGATTCGCGGCCTGTCGGACCAGTCCATCCAGGCCACGCGGCGCATCCGCGGCATCCTCCAGGACATCAGCACGGGCATCCGCGACGCGGCGAAGATGGGGGAGGCCGGCGTGCAGACCATTGGCACGGGCCTGGACCAGATGCGGGCGTCAGGGGACTCGCTGCGGGAGCTGTCTCGCATCGCCCAGGAGAACTCCACCGCGGCCCGGCAGATTGCCGCCGCGGTGACACAGCAGGATGCCGGCTTCACGCAAATCTTCGACGCCATCGCGGACCTGTCGCAGCTCATGGACGCCACGCTGAAGCG